The genomic segment TCGTCGACGACATGCCCGGGGTGACCCGGGACCGCAACTACGCCATCGCCGACTGGAACGGAAAATACTTTTACCTGATAGACACCGGCGGGCTGGTGCCCAACACCAAGGACCGGATGGAGAACTCCATCAAGCGCCAGGTGGATGCGGCCATGGAAGAGGCGGATCTGCTTTTGTTCCTGGTGGACCGCAAGAGCGGCATGACCGACGCCGACGCCCAGATAGCCAAGACAGTCCGCAAGCAGGGAAAGCCGATCATCCTGGCGGTCAACAAGGTGGACAAGCCCAAGGACGAGGCCGAGTCATATGAATTCATGCGGCTGGGGCTGGGCGAGCCCCTGCTGATAGCGGCCGGGCCGGGCCTGTCCATAGGCGACCTGCTGGACGAGGTGGTCAAAAAACTGCCCAAGAGCCCGGAGCAGCCCCTTAACGACAAGGCGGTCCAGGTGGCCATCGTGGGCAAGCCCAACGTGGGGAAATCATCCCTGGTCAACGCCATCGTGGGCCGGGAGCGGGTGATAGTGGATTCGGTGCCGGGCACCACCAGGGATTCGGTGGACACCATCTTCAGCTGGAACGACCAGGAATTCGTGCTGATAGACACCGCCGGCTTAAGGCGCAAGACCAGCGCCCACGACGATGTGGAGTTCTACACCCGGCTGCGGACCGAACGGGCGGTGGAGCGCTGCCAGGTGGGGGTGCTGGTGCTGGACAGCTCCCAGGGGCTTTCCCACCTGGACACCACTTTGGTGGCCATGCTGGAGACCTCCAACAAGGCCCTGGTGGTGGTGATCAACAAATGGGACCTGATGACCGAGGAGAACAAGGCCAATTACCTGGGCTGGCTTAAACAGCAGCTGGCCTTCGTCAACTTCGCCGAATTCGTCTTTACCTCGGCCCTGAACAATGACGGGGTCTTTAACCTGCTGCAGAAGATACTCAATGCCTATCACCACTGGAACAAGGTCTTTGAACCGGCGGTGGTGGTCCAGGCCTTTGAGGATA from the candidate division TA06 bacterium genome contains:
- the der gene encoding ribosome biogenesis GTPase Der codes for the protein MNYPIVAIIGRPNVGKSTLFNRILKSKAAIVDDMPGVTRDRNYAIADWNGKYFYLIDTGGLVPNTKDRMENSIKRQVDAAMEEADLLLFLVDRKSGMTDADAQIAKTVRKQGKPIILAVNKVDKPKDEAESYEFMRLGLGEPLLIAAGPGLSIGDLLDEVVKKLPKSPEQPLNDKAVQVAIVGKPNVGKSSLVNAIVGRERVIVDSVPGTTRDSVDTIFSWNDQEFVLIDTAGLRRKTSAHDDVEFYTRLRTERAVERCQVGVLVLDSSQGLSHLDTTLVAMLETSNKALVVVINKWDLMTEENKANYLGWLKQQLAFVNFAEFVFTSALNNDGVFNLLQKILNAYHHWNKVFEPAVVVQAFEDTIKKLHPPAVRGKEITLYSIRQEGQAPPRFVIESNLPNLIPTNYLRYLQSSLHTRLAITGTPIRLMFQRSKAPSGWKKRQMLDFGKRPKFRAELENSK